The proteins below are encoded in one region of Phaseolus vulgaris cultivar G19833 unplaced genomic scaffold, P. vulgaris v2.0 scaffold_23, whole genome shotgun sequence:
- the LOC137817247 gene encoding filament-like plant protein 3 produces MAEDFPLIVSKAVAESNKRFRDENSALQEENRLIRIEAAKLSCNLMVAEIDHSRLEDAMSAELRGARKEASDLPQKLHLLAQEKIELESKLVSYRLKVANLEASMKADAAKVENLEKRSADREVLLGKVEKERDDTKAELDRAQEENMRIAAELAQAREETRKLLKSLLGLAKKLKG; encoded by the coding sequence atggcggaggatttccccttAATTGTATCAAAAGCTGTGGCGGAGTCCAACAAGAGGTTTCGAGATGAGAACTCAGCGCTCCAGGAGGAGAACCGCctgataaggattgaggcggcaAAACTGTCTTGCAACCTGATGGTGGCAGAAATCGATCATTCAAGgttggaggacgccatgagcgcTGAGCTGAGGGGCGCGCggaaggaggcctccgatctgccccaaaaactgcacctcctagctcaagagaaaattgagctagAGAGTAAGCTGGTATcctacaggctcaaggtggccaacttggaggcgtCAATGAAAGCAGATGCGGCCAAGGTGGAGAACCTTGAAAAGAGGTCAGCAGATAGGGAGGTGCTCCTCGGGAAAGttgagaaggagagggacgacaccaAGGCTGAGCTCGACAGGGCTCAAGAGGAAAACATGAGGATTGCTGCGGAGCTGGCCCAGGCTCGGGAGGAAACAAGAAAGCTGCTGAAGAGCTTGCTCGGGCTCGCGAAGAAACTGAAGGGCTGA
- the LOC137817249 gene encoding uncharacterized protein — protein MPPVLCKPQVGVPLRLYFAVTEWAISYVLVQEQDQVQKPIYFVSKALQGPELRYQSLEKAALAVVFSAQRLRHYFHNFTLVVMTNLPNQKVLQKPDMAGRMVRWAVELSEFDIQYEPRGSIKGQDYADFVAEHSPGGDPEEVELGAQWMLSVDGSSNQQGSGAEIILEGPNGVLIEQALCFAFKASNNQAEYEALIARMLLAKEMGAQSLLAKSDSQLVTGQVTGEYQAKDPQMAAYLRYAEMLKRAFAAFELVHVPREQNARPDLLAKLASSGKGGRQRTVIQETLKMPRKFDADNRVDVLHVSTARGIPRNHRSLSQDTARAPCISTYAASPDEERGVHVCTLEEGDTWMTPYRWYLADGILPAEPEEGKKIKRNAARYTLVDGILFRHGFTHPILTSVSGDECTRIMAELHEENGTQFASQQLGKLCTEVGIKQVFASVEHPQTNGQVESANRVLLRGLKRRLEKAKGAWADEVPRIIWAYHTTPQSSTMETPFSLVYGSDAMIPVEIHESSLRFLGFVAEESNEERRVNLDLIDEAREEAKIKAEAVKRRVERQYSSKVKLRQFQIGDLVMRKAHSYELENKLSPKWTGPFRITKAKGNGLYKLETLEGSPIPRSWNAENLKFYFS, from the exons atgCCACCTGTGCTTTGCAAGCCCCAAGTAGGCGTCCCCCTCCGCTTGTACTTTGCGGTGACCGAGTGGGCCATCAGTTATGTACTTGTCCAAGAACAAGACCAGGtgcagaagcccatctacttcgtgagcaaggccttacaaggccCGGAATTGAGGTACCAGTCACTGGAGAAAGCGGCGCTAGCAGTAGTATTCTCAGCACagaggctccgccactatttccacaacTTCACACTGGTGGtaatgacaaacctccctaacCAAAAGGTACTGCAGAAGCCAGATATGGCAGGGAGGATGGTTCGATGGGCGGTcgagttgtcagagttcgatATCCAATATGAGCCTagggggtccatcaaagggcaagacTATGCCGACTTCGTGGCAGAACATTCACCAGGAGGAGACCCTGAAGAGGTGGAGTTAGGAGcacagtggatgctctcagtggatgggtcttccaaccagcaagggagcgGTGCTGAAATTATCTTGGAAGGGCCTAATGGAGTATTGATCGAGCAGGCTTTatgcttcgccttcaaggcaagcaacaaccaggcggagtacgaagcGTTGATTGCTAGGATGCTcttggctaaagaaatgggtgctcaaagcctcttggcaaagagtgactcacaattggtcacagggcaagtaacggGAGAATATCAAGCGaaggatccacagatggccGCGTACTTGAGGTATGCCGAGATGTTGAAGAGAGCCTTCGCTGCGTTTGAGCTAGTGCACGTCCccagggagcaaaatgccagacctgacctgcttgccaagctggccagctcaggcaaagggggaaggcagaggactgtaATCCAAGAGACCCTCAAAATGCCGCGAAAGTTTGATGCAGATAACAGGGTAGATGTCCTTCACGTTAGCACAGCAAGAGGAATTCCACGTAACCATCGCTCCCTGAGTCAAGACACGGCGAGGGCACCCTGCATCAGTACTTATGCAGCCTCGCCAGATGAAGAAAGGGGTGTACATGTATGCACTTTGGAGGAAGGCGACACTtggatgaccccttacaggTGGTACCTAGCGGATGGAATCCTCCCAGCAGAGCCAGAGGAGGGcaagaagattaagaggaacgccgccaggtacaccttagtggatgggattttgttcaggcatgggtttacgcaccctatcttgacgtccgtaagtggcgacgagtgcaccaggataatggccgAACTtcacgaag aaaatggcacccagttcgcaagccaacagttggggaagctatgtacagaagtaggaatcaagcaggtgtttgcatcagtcgaacacccccaaacaaatgggcaggtcgagtcagcAAATAGAGTTTTGTTGAGGGGTTTGAAACGCAGACtagagaaggctaaaggggcgtgggcagatgaagtaccaaggatcatatgggcttaccacaccacgcctcaatcctccaccatggagacacccttcagcttagtgtatggatcggacgccatgattccagtagagatccatgAAAGCTCGCTCCGTTTCCTGGGTTTCGTGgcggaagaatccaacgaagaaaggagggtgaacctggacctgatAGATGAGGCTAGGGAAGAAGCGAAAATTAAGGCcgaggccgtgaagagaagagtggagcgtcagTACAGCTCCAAAGTGAAGCTGCGACAATTCCAGATTGGTgatctggtcatgaggaaggctcactcCTACGaattagaaaacaagttgtctcccaagtggactggaccgttcagaataaccaaAGCCAAAGGGAATGGTTTGTATAAGCTAGAGACTTTAGAAGGGAGCCCCATCCCACGTAGCTGGAATGCggaaaatttaaagttttatttcagttga
- the LOC137817250 gene encoding uncharacterized protein — protein MQADLAASQARNDELHRANEELRHGWRDVDEPEAATPPREFTTPFSQAILETTIPNTFTGPKVTFTGIEDPEAHLTAFHTQMMLVGGSDAVRCKLFMSTLTGMAMDWFISLPEGHITSFAQLSRLFREQYLANRAPAPVSYDLFDVKKYQGETLKEYISRFGAQVVKVGTTDEPMIMYAFRKGVCPRSFSKSHNRSRPKTFAEVRCRAVEHIASEGEAYEKCTITAPARPRAQIRTQPARVHEAATEKRNSDRKRTYETRRTQPRDRAEGRREGNRPLRHNFVMELKDLIIVPNIADRLRPPVKLDKILGPHKESWCEFHEAFGHHINNFLALGYQLDELVKNGFLKDYLAGSTTTTVSATPEEGQVHEVPTHGEVHTISGGFSGGGPTASQRKKYVRSVSTVAEEFPDDPWESDHVFTRADLRDMVPHDNDPVVISVVTTGRKEHRVLVDQGNNLVEVRGYLELRTTFTDGAASRTENIRYLVVNTNSAYNILLGRPALNRLRAVSSTRHMKMKLPDLSGKVIVIKSDQEEARKCYENSLKTKRGVVMVIERPFASNSQMESEPLEEATPAKSTPVEATSGATHIEDAHKEGGNSDASPMEGAHGEASPAEGEPEEAMPDASVAATPTEEDSTNESLAENAQNERPRPEDNIVERQIGGKVFKLGRLMSQEEQEEVAAVISRHLDAFAWTAADMPGIDPDFLCHHLTMDAKVRPVRQRRRKFNEERCLVVKEETQKLLSAGHIREIQYPEWLANVVLVKKANGKWRMCVDFTDLNKACPKDSYPLPNIDALVDSASGCKMLSFLDAFLGYNQIKMHPRDESKTTFMTETCSCCYKVMSFGLKNAGATYQRMMDKVLAPMLGRNVQAYVDDMVVTSHERGQHAADLEELFVTISKYHLKLNPEKCVFGVESGKFLGFMLTERGIEANSDKCATIIAMRSPTSVKEVQQLTGRMTALSRFVSAG, from the exons atgcaggcagatctcgcagcttctcaggcgagaaacgatgagctccaccgtGCCAACGAGGAACTACGCCATGGTTGGCGTGATGTAGACGAACCTGAGGCTGCCACCCCACCTAGAGAATTCACAACACCATTCTCGCAGGCAATCTTAGAGACAacaatccccaacacgttcacagggcccaaggtaaccttcacagggatagaggatcctgaggcgcacctcactgcgttccacacacaaATGATGCTGGTtggcggttctgatgccgtgagatgcaagctctttatgagcactttgactgggatggccatggattggttcatcagcctcccagagggtcacattACGTCTTTCGCACAGCTCTCACGactattcagagagcagtatctagccaacagggccccaGCCCCAGTTTCGTATGACCTTTTCGACGTAAAGAAATACCAAGGAGAAACACTGAAggagtacataagccgcttcgGGGCACAGGTTGTGAAGGTGGGTACCACAGACGAGCCCATGATCATGTACGCATTTAGGAAGGGGGTGTGTCCTCGATCTTTTAGCAAATCGCACAACCGCAGCCGCCCCAAAACTTTTGCTGAAGTGAGGTGTCGGGCGGTAGAGCACATTGCCTCGGAGGGCGAGGcatacgagaagtgcacgaTTACTGCACCTGCGCGACCAAGGGCGCAGATACGCACACAACCTGCTAGGGTCCACGAAGCTGCCACAGAGAAAAGGAACTCAGACAGGAAGCGCACTTACGAGACAAGGAGGACCCAACCAAGGGATCGAgccgaaggaaggagagagggaaatagaccACTAAGGCATAACTTTGTGATGGAACTCAAAGACCTCAtcattgtgcccaacatagctgacaggttgaggccaccggtgAAGTTAGACAAAATACTTGGGCCTCAcaaggaatcatggtgcgaattccacgaggcgttTGGGCACCATATTAATAACTTCTTGgcgctgggctatcagttggacgagcttgtgaagaatggtttcttgAAAGATTATCTCGCTGGGTCCACCACGACCACAGTCTCGGCGACGCCAGAGGAAGGTCAAGTGCATGAAGTCCCAACTCAcggagaagtgcacaccatctcTGGCGGCTTTTCTGGAGGAGGGCCTACTGCCTCTCAACGGAAGAAATATGTGAGGTCAGTGAGTACGGTTGCAGAGGAATTTCCAGACGACCCATGGGAGTCAGATCACGttttcacaagggctgacctgCGGGATATGGTCCCACACGACAATGACCCAGTGGTCATTTCAGTAGTCACGACAGGAAGGAAGGAGCAtagggttctcgtcgaccagggca atAATCTAGTAGAGGTACGaggctacttggagctgaggacaacgttcactgatggagcaGCATCACGCACCGAGAacatccggtacttggtggtCAACACCAACtcagcctacaacattttgttaggCAGACCTGCTTTGAACAGATTGAGGGCGGtgtcctccacgcgccacatgaagatgaagctaccagatCTTAGTGGTAAGGTAATTGTGATCAAGTCGGATCAAGAAGAAGCCcgtaagtgctatgaaaatagcctaaagacaaagagaggcgtggtcatggtgattGAGCGACCTTTCGCTTCAAATTCACAAATGGAGTCAGAGCCgttggaagaggcgacgcccgcgaagTCCACGCCGGTCGAAGCCACCTCAGGGGCGACGCATATAGAGGATGCACATAAAGAAGGAGGAAACAGCGATGCCTCGCCGATGGAAGGAGCACACGGAGAGGCCTCGCCCGCAGAAGGAGAGCCAGAGGAGGCGATGCCCGATGCATCCGTTGCGGCGACACCTACGGAAGAGGACTCCACGAACGAGTCTCTTGCAGAGAATGCGCAGAATGAGCGACCCCGACCAGAAGATAACATAGTagaaagacaaatagggggtaAAGTGTTCAAATTAGGACGCTTGATGAGccaagaagaacaagaagaggTAGCTGCAGTAATCTCACGCCACCTAGATGCTTTCGCGTGGACTGCGGCGGATATGCCAGGTATTGACCCAGActttttgtgccaccatctcaccatggacgcaaaggttcgccctgtgagacaaagaaggaggaagttcaacgaagagcgATGCCTCGTTGTGAAAGAGGAAACACAGAAGCTGCTTAGCGCCggacacatcagggagatacaataccctgagtggttagccAACGTAgttctagtgaagaaggcgaatgggaagtggaggatgtgcgttgacttcacagatctgaacaaggcatgccccaaggACTCGTACCCATTACCCAACATCGATGCATTAGTGGATAGCGCCTCGGGTTGCAAGATGCtaagtttcttggatgcattcttaggctacaatcagatcaagatgcatcccagggacgagagcaaaacAACGTTCATGACAGAGACATGCAGTtgctgttataaggtgatgtcgtttggtttgaaaaatgcaggcgccacctaccagaggatgatggacaaggtccttgcacccatgctgggaaggaacgtgcaggcttacgtagatgacatggtggtaacTTCCCACGAAAGAGGACagcatgcagctgatctggaagagctgtttgTTACCATATCGAAGTATCACCTCAAGTTAAACCCAGAGAAGTGCGTTTTTGGCGTAGAGTCGGGAAAGTTtttaggtttcatgctcacagagagggggatagaagcaAATTCTGACAAGTGTGCAACCATCattgccatgaggagcccaacctcagtgAAAGAAGTTCAACAACTAACGGGGCGAATGACAGCATTATCGAGATTCGTATCAGCCGGatga